In one Microbulbifer pacificus genomic region, the following are encoded:
- a CDS encoding pectate lyase family protein, whose protein sequence is MSVGAIGLYRFFPARLCALAALWWLTLASALVSAEVDLTGVSGFGADTPGGSGGRIFRVTNLDNRGEGSLRWALEQSGPRIVVFEVGGVIDLAQENILITEPFLTIAGQTAPSPGITLIRGGLSIRAHDVRVQHLRVRPGDAGQPARSGWAPDGIGISGRNAYRIHIDHCSTSWAVDENMSASGPRTEGPGATSRQVTISNSIIAEALDYSSHRKGKHSKGLLVHDFASDIAILGNLFANNDRRNPYFKAHTTGVVVNNLIVNPGSAAVQLGYINDEWEEAEFEPANPRVAVVGNVLRYGRDTYSDLALVSYQGDTYLEDNLAWNLDGDPMNIVQGDIHQLEERPVWPEGLRALPAAGLEQVLLTSVGARPGDRDATDLRIIAEAKTANGRIIDSQMVVGGYPTSKPTYRPLQIPENVDHWLTQLSREMLQTPLQTATLEK, encoded by the coding sequence ATGAGCGTGGGTGCAATCGGTTTGTATCGCTTTTTTCCGGCGAGGTTGTGTGCATTGGCGGCGCTGTGGTGGCTGACACTTGCCAGCGCGCTGGTTTCGGCGGAGGTGGATCTCACCGGAGTATCCGGCTTTGGTGCGGATACACCGGGCGGTAGCGGTGGCAGGATATTCCGCGTCACCAATCTGGATAATCGTGGCGAGGGGTCGCTGCGCTGGGCTCTTGAGCAATCGGGGCCGCGAATTGTGGTGTTTGAGGTTGGCGGGGTGATTGACCTGGCCCAGGAAAATATCCTCATCACCGAACCTTTCCTGACTATTGCCGGGCAAACTGCGCCCAGCCCGGGTATCACCCTGATACGCGGCGGATTGAGTATTCGCGCACACGATGTGCGGGTACAGCATCTGAGGGTGAGACCCGGCGACGCCGGACAGCCGGCACGCAGTGGCTGGGCGCCGGACGGCATCGGTATTTCCGGGCGCAACGCCTACCGGATTCATATCGATCACTGCTCTACCAGCTGGGCAGTGGACGAAAACATGTCTGCATCGGGCCCACGCACCGAGGGGCCTGGAGCCACCAGTCGTCAAGTGACTATCAGCAATTCCATTATTGCGGAAGCACTGGATTATTCCTCGCACCGCAAAGGCAAACACTCGAAGGGACTACTGGTACATGATTTTGCCAGCGATATAGCGATCCTCGGCAACCTGTTCGCAAACAATGATCGCCGCAATCCTTACTTCAAAGCGCATACCACAGGTGTTGTGGTGAACAACCTTATCGTTAATCCCGGCTCCGCGGCGGTGCAGCTGGGCTACATAAATGACGAGTGGGAAGAAGCGGAATTTGAGCCGGCCAACCCGCGGGTTGCGGTGGTTGGGAATGTACTTCGCTACGGTCGGGACACCTACAGTGACCTGGCTCTGGTTTCTTATCAGGGGGATACCTATCTGGAAGACAACCTGGCCTGGAACCTGGATGGTGACCCCATGAATATTGTGCAGGGGGATATTCACCAGCTGGAAGAAAGGCCCGTATGGCCAGAGGGGTTGCGTGCACTGCCCGCTGCCGGGCTTGAGCAGGTACTGTTAACCTCCGTCGGTGCCCGGCCCGGCGATCGCGATGCTACGGATCTGCGCATCATTGCCGAAGCGAAAACGGCCAACGGACGAATTATCGATAGTCAGATGGTTGTTGGAGGTTACCCGACGTCAAAGCCGACCTATCGGCCGCTACAAATTCCAGAAAACGTTGATCACTGGCTGACACAACTTTCACGAGAAATGCTCCAAACGCCGTTGCAGACGGCCACACTGGAAAAATAA
- a CDS encoding VOC family protein: MKIEHFAFNVADPVAVATWYVEHLGMTVARSLDKWPFTHFLADSSGSVMIEIYNNPTDEVPRYETMNPLLLHLAFVCEEPESKRLMLEQAGATFVEEVYIPDGSHLVMMRDPWGLAIQLCKRGNPMFAV; the protein is encoded by the coding sequence ATGAAAATTGAGCACTTTGCTTTTAATGTGGCCGACCCGGTCGCGGTCGCAACCTGGTACGTCGAACATCTGGGAATGACCGTTGCGCGCAGTCTGGATAAATGGCCGTTTACCCATTTTCTGGCAGATTCCAGCGGTTCGGTAATGATCGAAATCTATAACAACCCCACTGACGAAGTCCCCCGTTACGAAACCATGAATCCGCTGCTTCTTCACCTCGCATTTGTGTGCGAGGAGCCGGAATCCAAACGGTTAATGCTGGAGCAGGCCGGTGCAACCTTTGTGGAGGAAGTGTATATCCCTGACGGTTCTCACCTGGTGATGATGCGTGACCCCTGGGGGCTCGCGATACAACTGTGCAAGCGCGGAAACCCAATGTTCGCGGTTTAG
- a CDS encoding alpha/beta hydrolase — MLPVVMLCMALPPVAWSALAFPVDDSFTAESAFVREHKNYPDIRITRIEPAAGVVVERNRVYRQIGTRALHMDLFRPGGAKPESRRPAVLLIHGGGWRSGNRTMQEPMATYLANRGFITATVEYRLSPEARYPAAVQDIKTALCWLHRNAGELGVDRKRIAILGASSGAQLATLVGVTPGLSAFRTEGMGRLEACESVAAIVNLDGIVSFVTPVALAHENDPRKNPSAAGAWFGGRFEEVPHLWREASPLEYAGSGSPPTLFINSSKPRFHAGRDEYVARLTAANVQTEVMTHRETPHPYWLFDPWFEPTAERVENFLERVLK, encoded by the coding sequence ATGCTTCCCGTCGTTATGCTGTGTATGGCGCTGCCACCTGTCGCGTGGTCGGCATTGGCCTTCCCGGTGGACGACTCTTTTACCGCGGAGTCGGCGTTCGTTAGGGAGCACAAAAATTATCCCGACATCCGCATTACCCGGATTGAACCGGCGGCGGGGGTGGTTGTGGAGCGGAATCGGGTCTATCGCCAGATTGGCACGCGCGCATTGCATATGGACCTGTTCCGGCCTGGGGGTGCGAAACCGGAATCCCGGCGTCCTGCCGTGCTGCTCATTCATGGTGGCGGCTGGCGCTCTGGCAATCGCACCATGCAGGAACCTATGGCCACCTACCTCGCCAACCGTGGTTTCATCACCGCCACGGTGGAATACCGGCTGTCGCCGGAAGCGCGTTATCCGGCGGCGGTGCAGGACATCAAGACGGCGCTCTGCTGGCTGCACCGGAATGCCGGTGAGCTGGGTGTGGATCGCAAACGTATTGCTATTCTCGGGGCCTCGTCCGGTGCGCAGTTGGCGACTCTGGTTGGGGTGACTCCCGGATTGTCAGCCTTTCGCACAGAGGGTATGGGGCGCCTGGAGGCGTGTGAGTCTGTTGCGGCCATTGTCAATCTGGATGGTATCGTAAGCTTTGTCACGCCTGTGGCTCTGGCGCATGAGAACGATCCGCGCAAGAACCCTTCAGCAGCAGGCGCCTGGTTTGGAGGCCGCTTCGAGGAAGTGCCGCATCTCTGGCGCGAGGCTTCGCCGCTGGAATACGCAGGGAGTGGTTCTCCGCCGACACTGTTCATCAATAGCAGCAAGCCGCGCTTTCATGCCGGGCGCGATGAGTACGTCGCGAGACTGACGGCGGCGAATGTTCAAACCGAAGTAATGACGCACCGCGAAACGCCACATCCATACTGGCTGTTTGATCCCTGGTTTGAGCCGACGGCTGAGAGGGTGGAAAACTTTCTTGAACGTGTGCTGAAATAA
- a CDS encoding peptidase M42 — protein MQQSEQFIDLLKLLVRSPSVVGAEHSFFRVLQRELEERGAHVTWYEGLLVAQGQRPHSAKFSAHIDRHGLICTGPNEFQYAAFVSGHRSDLLGNSVSEKLMTKIVDRFQGVSVTAYEPWSGSYFGSGVIRRAYVCGYRNNLIFEVAGLEHVVAGTPVAFTDRLKVSDGILSAQLDNVLTAAHLVHLYGLGFQGTAFFTAQEESGSSWRYLLEWFRRFNGGTEKLIVVDTSPYPDRISADAQQVVLRRRDANAEFHPGTTERLAALCDAQGITYSYKDTYIEAQNHKAIAEGQEPQSLGSTELGRIVSASSGFVQGTTLQIPTTGYHTMQESASIQANSAFSDLLFAIAADG, from the coding sequence ATGCAACAGTCAGAACAATTTATCGACCTGCTCAAACTGCTGGTGCGCAGCCCCAGCGTGGTGGGCGCCGAGCACTCGTTTTTCCGGGTTCTGCAGCGCGAGCTGGAGGAGCGCGGCGCCCATGTCACCTGGTATGAAGGCCTGTTGGTGGCCCAGGGGCAGCGTCCCCACAGTGCCAAGTTCTCAGCGCACATCGATCGCCACGGTCTGATCTGTACCGGTCCCAATGAATTCCAGTACGCGGCTTTCGTCTCCGGTCACCGTTCCGACCTGCTTGGCAATTCCGTATCGGAAAAGCTGATGACCAAAATTGTGGATCGCTTCCAGGGCGTATCCGTGACGGCCTATGAGCCCTGGTCCGGGTCATATTTTGGCTCCGGGGTAATCCGCAGGGCCTATGTGTGTGGCTACCGCAACAACCTCATCTTTGAGGTGGCAGGGCTTGAGCATGTGGTGGCGGGCACACCGGTAGCGTTTACCGACCGCCTGAAAGTCAGTGATGGTATACTCAGTGCCCAGCTCGACAACGTACTCACTGCCGCACACCTGGTGCATCTGTATGGGCTTGGCTTTCAAGGTACCGCGTTTTTTACCGCGCAAGAGGAGTCTGGCAGTAGCTGGCGTTATCTGCTGGAGTGGTTCCGCCGTTTCAATGGTGGCACCGAAAAATTGATTGTGGTGGATACCAGTCCCTATCCCGACCGGATCAGCGCGGACGCCCAGCAGGTGGTGTTGCGGCGTCGTGACGCCAATGCCGAGTTCCACCCCGGCACCACGGAACGACTCGCGGCGCTGTGTGATGCGCAGGGTATTACCTACAGCTACAAAGACACCTATATCGAAGCACAAAATCACAAGGCTATCGCCGAGGGACAGGAGCCCCAGTCTCTCGGGAGTACCGAGCTCGGACGGATTGTGTCGGCGTCGTCCGGATTTGTGCAGGGCACCACACTGCAGATTCCTACTACCGGTTACCACACCATGCAGGAATCGGCGTCCATTCAGGCCAACAGTGCATTCAGCGACCTGCTGTTTGCGATTGCCGCGGACGGGTGA
- the dld gene encoding D-lactate dehydrogenase yields the protein MKTSDCDNNRQLLLNLEQLLGADRIITDPTRNEHYRRGFRSGEGDALAVIFPEKLLPLWRALQICVDAGAAIILQAANTGLTEGSTPSGCDYDRPVIVINTLHMNGIHLLENGKQVIALPGATLHALEKRLAPIQRAPHSEIGSSCLGASIVGGIANNSGGALCQRGPAYTELALFARVDECGKLHLINHLGIDLGATPEEILTNLERGEFGQIRPLHYSEHNERVRMASDLEYATRIRDVDADTPARFNADPRRLFEASGCAGKVAVFAVRLDTFPIPRKTRTFYIGSNDAQTFARLRRGLLRELPEIPLLGEYLHRDMFDLAATYGKDSFYTIEKLGTRNMPRFFALKGRVDAWLEKRRFLPKFLTDRMLQKFSLLLPAHLPPRMREYREKFVHHLIVKVADGNIEPTESWLREFFGRAENSGEYFACTAKEAAKAMLHRFVSAGAAIRYCAVHHNDVGELLPLDIALRRNDMEWEEHLPPEIAGQLKFRLYYGHFLCNVFHQDYILKKGADPEAVKKAMLQLLDRRGARYPAEHNVGHLYQAPEAQRQFFEQLDPTNTFNPGIGKMDKFRRNCGCG from the coding sequence CTGAAAACGTCAGACTGCGACAACAACCGGCAATTGCTCCTGAACCTGGAGCAATTGCTCGGTGCGGACAGGATCATTACGGATCCCACGCGCAATGAGCATTACCGCAGGGGATTTCGCTCCGGCGAAGGCGATGCCCTCGCGGTGATTTTCCCGGAAAAGCTGCTGCCACTCTGGCGCGCGCTGCAAATCTGCGTCGACGCCGGTGCCGCCATTATTCTTCAGGCTGCCAATACCGGCCTCACCGAAGGCTCAACACCTAGTGGCTGCGATTACGATCGTCCGGTGATTGTGATCAATACCCTGCACATGAACGGCATCCACCTGCTGGAAAATGGCAAACAGGTCATTGCGCTGCCCGGCGCCACTCTGCATGCACTGGAAAAGCGGCTCGCACCAATCCAGCGTGCGCCCCACTCCGAGATTGGCTCATCCTGTCTCGGTGCCTCCATCGTCGGGGGCATCGCCAACAACTCCGGTGGCGCCCTTTGCCAGCGCGGTCCGGCCTATACCGAACTCGCGCTGTTCGCACGCGTGGATGAGTGCGGGAAATTACACTTGATCAACCACCTGGGCATCGACCTCGGCGCGACGCCGGAAGAAATATTGACGAATCTGGAGCGCGGCGAATTCGGCCAGATACGACCGCTGCACTACTCCGAACACAACGAGCGTGTGCGCATGGCATCAGATCTGGAATATGCAACGCGCATACGCGATGTGGATGCCGATACCCCGGCGCGCTTCAACGCCGACCCCAGACGCCTGTTTGAAGCCAGTGGCTGTGCGGGCAAGGTTGCGGTGTTTGCTGTGCGTCTGGACACATTTCCCATTCCGCGGAAAACCCGGACCTTTTATATCGGCAGCAACGATGCGCAGACGTTCGCGCGTCTTCGCCGAGGGCTGCTGCGCGAGTTGCCGGAGATTCCGTTGCTGGGGGAATATCTGCACAGGGACATGTTCGACCTGGCCGCGACCTATGGCAAAGACAGTTTCTATACCATCGAAAAACTTGGCACACGCAATATGCCGCGTTTTTTTGCGTTAAAAGGACGAGTGGATGCCTGGCTGGAAAAACGCCGTTTCCTGCCCAAATTTCTGACCGACCGAATGTTGCAGAAATTCAGCCTGCTGCTTCCCGCACACCTGCCGCCAAGAATGCGGGAATACCGGGAAAAATTCGTGCACCATCTCATCGTCAAGGTGGCGGATGGGAATATCGAACCCACAGAGTCCTGGCTCAGGGAGTTTTTCGGCCGCGCGGAAAACAGCGGAGAGTACTTTGCCTGTACCGCAAAGGAGGCCGCCAAGGCGATGTTGCACCGCTTTGTGTCCGCCGGGGCCGCCATCCGCTACTGCGCCGTACACCACAATGACGTGGGCGAACTTCTGCCACTGGACATCGCCCTTCGCCGTAACGATATGGAGTGGGAAGAACACCTGCCCCCGGAAATTGCCGGGCAGCTGAAATTCCGGCTCTATTACGGACACTTCCTGTGTAACGTGTTTCACCAGGATTACATCCTGAAAAAGGGCGCGGATCCGGAAGCGGTCAAAAAGGCCATGCTGCAACTGCTCGACCGTCGCGGTGCGCGCTATCCGGCAGAGCACAATGTAGGACATCTGTATCAGGCGCCGGAGGCACAGCGCCAGTTCTTTGAACAGCTGGATCCCACCAACACCTTCAACCCCGGTATTGGCAAAATGGACAAGTTTCGTCGCAACTGCGGTTGCGGCTAA
- a CDS encoding PepSY domain-containing protein, whose amino-acid sequence MKNVKNSLLAVTLSGIAAMTATQASAKDEMPPPGAMALSTLLTKLEQQGYTPVVDVSLDRGRWEVEAYKEGKKYDLEVDPNSGEILQMKEDRD is encoded by the coding sequence ATGAAGAATGTAAAAAACTCCCTTCTTGCCGTTACCCTAAGCGGGATTGCCGCCATGACCGCGACGCAGGCGAGCGCCAAAGATGAAATGCCGCCGCCCGGCGCCATGGCACTGTCAACGCTCCTCACCAAGCTGGAGCAGCAGGGGTACACCCCGGTGGTGGATGTATCCCTCGACCGCGGCCGCTGGGAGGTCGAGGCGTACAAAGAAGGCAAGAAATACGATCTCGAAGTAGATCCCAATAGTGGTGAAATCCTGCAGATGAAGGAAGACCGGGACTGA
- the mltF gene encoding membrane-bound lytic murein transglycosylase MltF, translated as MIMKSRLLRYSRRLVKCAALACCASLLVASKAPSLLEQVKASGKLVVLSQNGPTTYYEDANGNHTGFEYGMLDAFARELGVALEIRDVHDLGHLFRELENPDSGAHLAAAGLTVTPERREQVRFAPSYFEIRQQVIYRVGESRPRSVADLAGRNIAVIAGSAHAEQLRKLSERYPELTWEEISDVDAMELVDLVNEGKYPYAVVDSNAYAVHRGLYPNTHIAFNLTQFQPVSWAFPKGDDDTLYRAARNFMLRANTSGLVAELRELYFGHVSKMNVGGAQTFAQLSRERLPQWRTEMERVAKEYDLDWELLAALSYQESHWNPRAKSPTGVRGLMMLTRATAREMGVNRLDPIESIEGGARYFIQVRDKIPERIREPDRTWMALAAYNIGYGHLEDARVLTERMGGSPDRWADVREHLPLLAKRQYYATLKHGYARGWEPVTYVKNIRHYQALLTWTSRIEEQRLAAAAANDNGETLADLPAAEAASSQSAL; from the coding sequence ATGATCATGAAAAGCCGACTGTTGCGATACAGCCGCCGCCTGGTGAAGTGCGCGGCGCTGGCCTGTTGTGCTTCTCTCCTGGTGGCGAGCAAGGCGCCGAGCCTGCTGGAGCAGGTCAAGGCCTCCGGCAAGCTGGTGGTCCTGTCACAGAACGGACCCACCACCTATTACGAAGACGCCAACGGCAACCACACCGGTTTTGAATACGGCATGCTCGACGCCTTTGCCCGCGAGCTGGGTGTCGCCCTTGAGATTCGGGATGTGCACGATCTGGGCCACCTGTTTCGCGAACTGGAAAATCCGGATTCCGGGGCCCACCTGGCTGCCGCCGGACTCACCGTGACCCCTGAGCGCCGCGAGCAGGTGCGCTTTGCCCCGTCCTATTTCGAGATCCGCCAGCAAGTCATCTACCGTGTGGGCGAGAGTCGCCCCCGCAGCGTGGCCGACCTCGCCGGAAGAAATATCGCAGTCATTGCCGGCAGCGCCCATGCCGAACAATTGCGCAAGCTGTCCGAGCGCTATCCGGAACTCACTTGGGAAGAAATTTCCGACGTAGACGCCATGGAGCTGGTGGACCTGGTGAACGAGGGCAAATACCCCTATGCGGTTGTGGACTCCAATGCCTACGCAGTCCATCGCGGCCTCTACCCGAACACGCACATTGCCTTCAACCTGACCCAGTTCCAGCCGGTATCCTGGGCCTTCCCCAAGGGGGATGACGACACCCTCTACCGCGCCGCGCGCAATTTCATGCTGCGGGCCAACACCAGCGGACTGGTGGCGGAGCTGCGTGAACTGTACTTCGGGCATGTCAGCAAAATGAATGTCGGCGGCGCACAGACCTTCGCCCAGCTCAGCCGTGAGCGCCTGCCCCAGTGGCGTACCGAAATGGAGCGGGTGGCGAAAGAATACGATCTGGACTGGGAGCTGTTGGCCGCGCTCAGCTACCAGGAGTCCCACTGGAACCCGCGCGCCAAGTCGCCCACCGGGGTTCGCGGGCTGATGATGCTGACCCGCGCTACGGCGCGGGAAATGGGTGTCAACCGCCTCGATCCGATAGAGAGTATCGAAGGGGGGGCACGCTATTTCATTCAGGTACGCGACAAAATCCCTGAGCGCATTCGCGAGCCGGACCGTACCTGGATGGCGCTGGCCGCCTACAACATCGGCTACGGTCACCTTGAAGATGCCCGTGTGCTGACCGAGCGCATGGGCGGCAGCCCGGACCGCTGGGCAGATGTCCGTGAGCACCTGCCGCTGCTGGCCAAACGCCAGTACTACGCCACCCTGAAGCACGGCTACGCCCGCGGCTGGGAACCGGTCACCTATGTCAAAAACATCCGCCACTACCAGGCACTGTTGACCTGGACCAGTCGCATTGAAGAGCAGCGGCTCGCTGCGGCCGCCGCCAATGACAATGGCGAAACCCTCGCGGACCTGCCCGCCGCCGAGGCCGCGAGCTCTCAATCGGCCCTGTAG